GCTTCGAGCTGTACATCCCCAACGAAGCGGCCGCCGATATCTGGAACAAGATTCTGGAAGCCGGCAAGCCCTTCGGCCTGAAGCCCATCGGCCTAGGTGCCCGCGACACCCTGCGCCTCGAAATGGGCTTCTGCCTTTACGGCAACGACATCGACGACAACACCTCGCCGCTCGAAGGTGGCTTGGGCTGGATTACCAAATTCACCAAGGACTTCACCAACAGCCAAGCTCTGAAGCAGCAGAAGGAGCAAGGCGTGCAGCGCAAGCTGGTTGGCTTCGTGATGGACGGCCCCGGCATTCCGCGCGCGCACTACGAGCTGGTAAACGAAGCCGGTGAGAAGATTGGCGAAGTTACCTCGGGCACGCAGTCGCCGAGCATGAGCAAAGGCATTGGCCTAGGGTACGTGGCCACCGAGCTGAGCGCGCCCGGCAGCAAAATCTTTGTACAAGTGCGTGGCAAAAACCTGCCGGCTACCGTTACCAAGCTGCCCTTCGTGAAAGGCACGGAGGAAGCGTAGTAGTTTTTATCTGTCATCCTGACGAAGGAAGGACCTTTTCACGCCTGATAGCAACTACCTGCTCCTAGGTCGTTCTCACGTGATAAGGTCCTTCCTTCGTCAGGATGACACACAACTGACAACTGAATCCATGCCCTCTGTTGATATCTGTTTTTCGCCCGAGCTGCTGCCGCTGTACGACTTGCGCGGTCGGGTAGCCGTGGTGGTTGATATCCTGCGCGCTACTTCCAGCATTGTTACGGCGTTGGCCAGCGGCGTTACGCACGTGTTTCCGGTGGCGGAGCTGGCCGAGTGCCAAGCCCTAGGTGAACAACACGGCTGCCTCACTGCCGCCGAGCGCGACGGCCGTGCCGCCGAAGGTTTCGACCTAGGCAACTCGCCCTTCGGCTACCTCGATGGCGTGCTGCCCGTGCGGGGCCGCGCCGTAGCCATCAGCACCACCAACGGCACGCAGGCTTTGCGCCGCTCGCTCGCGGCCGATGCCGTGGTGGTGGGCGCCTTCCTGAACCTAGGGGCCGTGGAGGAATTTGCCCGTGCGCAGCAGAAGGACGTGGTAGTGGTGTGCGCCGGTTGGAAGGGCAAGTTCTGCCTAGAAGACACGGTATTCGGCGGCGCCTTGGCCGAGCGTCTGAGCGACACATTCGACGTGAGCAGTTCCGATTCTACGATTGCCGCGCTGCACCTCTGGCAGCAAGCCAAAGCCGATTTGCACGGTTACTTGCTGCAATCGGCCCACGTGCGGCGCCTCAATTCACTCGAGGCTAACAAGGATTTTGAGTTCTGCCTGCGCGTGGATGAGTACCCCGCGGTGCTGCCCATCTGGAAGGAAGACCGGCTGGTAGCACTGCAGGCCGAAGTAGCGCGAGTGTAGCCGCTGTAGCGCGGACTTTGTAGTCCGCGTCCACGGATAGTAAAATCAAACGGCTCGGAGCATAGGCACCGAGCCGTTGTTGTATAAAGCTAATCCTGCTTTACCAGTCGTTCTGTCAAACGCGGACTGAAGTCCGCGCTAAACGTTGGCGGCTGCTGGGGTAAGAAGTTACTATCTGTGGACGCGGACTGCAAAGTCCGCGCTACGGCGGCTACTGCAGTTTCTCGTTTTGCTTGTGCCGGTCGGCGTCGCGCTGGGTTTTCTTTTCGAGGTTGCGCTGCAGGGCCTCGGTGAGGTTGACGCCGGTTTGGTTGGCTAGGCAAATCACCACAAACAGTACGTCGGCTAGCTCATCGGCCAATACTTTGTCGCGGTCGGAGGGTTTGAAAGACTGCTCGCCGTACTGGCGGGCAATGATGCGGGCCACCTCGCCAACCTCTTCGGTGAGCATAGCCATGTTGGTTAGCTCGTTGAAATAACGCACGCCGGTGGTCTGTATCCACTGATCAACGGTTTGTTGGGCTTCTTCGATGGTCATGGCACCTAGGGTTTAAGCGTTATTGGAACTGGGCGTGTCGAGCACAATGGTTACGGGGCCGTCGTTGAGCAAGCGCACCTTCATGTCGGCGCCGAAGCGGCCGGTGGCTACGGGGCGGCCCATTAACTGCTCGAGTTGTTGCACAAACTGCTCGTACAGCGGAATAGCAACGGGCGGCGGCGCGGCGGCAATGTAGCTCGGGCGCGTGCCCTTGCGCGCATCGGCCAGCAGCGTAAACTGGCTTACCACCAGCAAGTCGCCGCCAACATCCTGCACCGAGCGGTTCATCTTGCCTTCGTCGTCGTTGAAGATGCGGAGCTGCACCAGTTTGCGGGCCATCCAATCGAGCTCGGCGGCACCATCGGAGTGGGTGAAGCCGGCCAGCACCAGCAAGCCGGAGCCAATCTGGCCCGTGATTTCGCCGTCGACGGTAACCGAAGCTTCCGCGACGCGCTGCACAACTACGCGCATATGGAGGAGGTAAAGGCGAACAAGAGCCGCAAAGAAAGGCAGCAAATGCCCATCTTCGCCCACGTGTCGTCTCCATCCGCTACTCCGTCTTCCGCATCGGCTTACCTGCGTTGGCTGCTGCCAGCCCTGTTACTGGTGGCTGCTTTGCGGCTGTGGCACCTGCCCGCAGTAGCCCTGCCCGATTACGACTCGGTGCGTAACTGGCAGATCATCCAAGAAGTAGCGCAGCTCGATTGGCGGCACATCTTCCACCACGGCAGCCCGGGGTTCTACCTGCTTTTCGCGCCCGTTACGTGGCTTACCACCGACTACCGCGTGTACCTGGTGCTGAATGCCTTGGTGGGCGTAGCGGCCCTAGGTCTGATGACGCAGTGGATAGCCCGGGCAGCGCGCCTGCGCGGTCCCGAAACGGCGTTGCTGGTGCTGCTGGCGGGCTCGTCGGTGTTCCTGACGTTCTCGGGCCGCGACTTCACCATGAGCTCCCTTAGCTTGCTGGCTTTGGCTGGCCTGATGCGGGCACATTGGCGGCGCCTGCAAATGCCCACTCAGCGCAATCTGCTACGCACCGCCTTGTGGTTGGCCCTGGGGCTCTCCATCAACTACAAATTCCTGCTCACCGCGCCCATTCTGCTGGTGCTCGAGCTGCTGCAAGCCGATGGGCTGTTGTGGCGCAAGGGCAACTGGTGGCGCTTGCTGCTGGTAGTGGCGCTGCCCTTTGTGGTGCTCGGGGTGCTGGCTTGGCTGATATCGGGCGTGCCGCTGTACCGTTGGCCAGCGGTGTACTTCGTCATCATGTTTCCGGCGGCGGCCAATGCGGCTGGTCGTCAAGGTACCGTGCAGGTCGATTTTGCTTACTACCTGCGCTACCTCGCCGATTTCGAGTCGCCGTTGCTGTTGCCGGCTTTAGGCATGGCGCTGGTGTGGTTTGGGGCCGATTTGCGCCAACGGCCAACCACCATTGGTGCGTATTTGCTGGTGTGGGCCGCCTGCACCTTGGCGGGTATGTCGTTGCTGATAAAGGCGCCGCGGGGCTTGTTGTTTGGCTACATCCCGATGTACGCCTTGCCCGTGCTGCTGCTGCAAAAGTGGCCGCGTGGAGTAGCGCTGGGTTTGCCGGTGCTGGCCCTAGGTTACAACGGTTGGCAGGTGCAGCGGCAGGTGCTGGCTTACGCGCCATCTAGCTACCCACAGGTGGCGGCGTGGCTCAAGCAGCAGCAGATTACACGAGTAGCTACTACCGTGGGCATAAGCTTGGCGCCTGCGGCCGCCGAGCATGGCATTGCTGTAACCGGCGCAAACAACCTAGGGCAGCTAACCGCGCTGCGCCAGAAAGGCTACCGCTACCTGCTGCTCGATGATTACTACCGCGTAGCCGGCGTGCAGCAGTTCGATTCGTTGCGCCGCGTGCCGTACGTGGCGGCTTGGCCCGAGCCCTTGCTCCGCTCGCCGCTCATCTACCTCGAGCACTCCGAGTACACCGGCCTAGGTTATCAAGCCACGCTGCAGCGCCAGCAGCAAGCCGCCCGCGATACGTTGCAATTGCGCCTGATCGACCTAGGCGCGTTGCCGCTTCCGGAGCCGCGCTAGCGCTTAATCCGGAGGCTATCGAGCCAGCGCTGATACTTGCGGGCGTTCCGCTTGTGCTCGGCGTAGGAGGCGGCAAAATCGGAGTAGCCGCTGCCGCCGGCGCGGGCGCAGAAGAACAAGTAGTCGTGTTGGGCGGGCTTCAGCACTGCATCAAGGCTTTGGCGGTTGGCCGAGGTGATGGGGCCGGGCGGCAGGCCTTTGTGCTTGTAGGTGTTGTAAGGCGAATCAACCAGTTTGTCCTTATTGAGCACGCGCTTCACGCCGAAGTTGCCGATGGCCCAGAGCAGCGTGGGGTCGGCTTGCAGGCGCATGCCGCGGCGCAGGCGGTTGAGGTACACACCGGCAATTACGGGCTTATCTTCGGGCTTGGCGGTTTCGCGCTGCACAATGCTGGCCAGCACGTGCACCTCGGCAGGGGAGAGGCGCAGCGAATCGGCCCGGCGCTGCCGCTCCGCCGACCAAAACCGCCGGTGGTGCGCCGCCATGCTGTCGAGGAACTGCCGGGCCGAGGTGTTCCAGACGAACCGGTACCGGCCCGGGATGAACAGCGTCAGCACCGTGGTGGTATCCACGCGGTACTGACGCTGCAAATTGGCCTGCCGATTCAGCAGGCGCCGCAATTGCGTTGAGTCGGCTTCGAGCTGGCGTTGCATCTGGCGGGCCAGCTGCGGCTTGTACTTGAAGGCATCGAGCACAAATTCCACGGTATCCTGCTGGCCTTGCATCAGCTTATCGAGCAGGGCGGCGTTGCCTAGGTTGCTCTCGAGCACGTAGCGGCCGGGGCGCACTTGCGCGGGGTAGCCTTTGCGCTCAGCGAGCCACGCAAAGGTGGCCGGCTCCTGCAGCAGCTCGTGGCGTTCGAGCGAGTCGAGCACATCTTGGTACGTACCGCCGGTACGGATGTAGAGGTAAGCCGGGCCAAACGGCGACGGCTCCACATTGGGGCGCCACAGCACGCGCCAGGCACCATACAGCGCAATGCCGCCCGCAATCAGCAGCACTACAAACAGTGCCCAGCCAACGCGGCGCCACAGCAAAGCAGATTTATTCTTTGGGTAAGCCAATCAAAAGAAAACTTACGCGACCTAGGGGAGAGGTTAGCGGCGTGCGTCGCCTCAATCGCGTGTACTACCATCGTCAACTAGCTCCGGCCAATGCCGGAGCTACAACCCACCTAGGGCTTACGGGCCTTGTACCAACGCCGCAATAGAGGCGGCCAGTTCGGTTTTGCGTTGTTGCTCCACAATCTTCACGGGCGGAGCGGCGCGCACTTCGCAATCCGGAATGGAACACCGCTCGCAGGTTTCGTTTACCCAACGCGTCGGGATAGACTCGTCGGCCAGGAACGCCACTTTCTGCCGCAGGTTGTCGTCGACGGGCAGGCCCACGGTTACGCTGGTGGCGTGGCCCGAGGCATCGTAGCGCGCAATGGTGATGCAGAGGTACTCGTCGGGCGTTTGCCAGTAGCGCGAGCGTTGGGCGGCCACGCGCAGGCCGGGGCTGCCCGCTTGCCGAGCCTGCTCCATCAGCCACAGGCTTACCCAGCGGCGGCAGTAGTGCTCTTGCAGCTCGTTGCCGTGCGGGTTGTGAAGGCGCGATAGATGCAGCTCTTTGGTGAGGCGGAAGCCCTGGCCGTCGGGCTCTTGGTCGAAGCGCAGGAAAAACAAGCTGCCGATGCCGAAGTGACGCGCCAGCAGGTTGGTAACGCGCTGCAGCAGCATTTCCGGCGACACCTCGTAGCGCGTGAGCAAGCCAAGGAGCAAGGCGGCATTCCAGCGCGGTGTCGAGAACAGGGCTTGCAAATCGGCCACTAGCTGGCTTTCCTCCATAATTAGGGCCACGGCGAAGTACGAAGCCCGAAAGTGATTTAGCACTTGCTCGAACGAGCCCGGCGTGGCCGACGGCACATTGGTGTACGGCCGCTCTTTCAGCCCTAGGTAGTTAAAGGCCACCTCGCGGCCCAGCACAAACATTTCCTGCGCCCGCGAAAGGCCCGGCCGCAGCAGCAGGCGCCGCGCCGCGGGCTTGTACACCGAGCGCAGCTCCTGCAGCGCGGGGTGTTCGGCTAGGGTGTGGCGGTCGATGAGGTAGTGGTACTCCTGTCCGAGCAAGTCTTCGAGCTGGTGCATATCGAACGGCGGTTCGGTACGCAGCCGGAAGCGCGCCACGCAGCTGCGCACGGCATCTTCGAGGTCGTCGAAGTAGTTGTCGTGCATTTCCTGGTAGGAGCGGAGGGCGGCCAGGTAAAAGTTCTCCTGCCGCATCTCGTAGTTGCGCGCCAGCTCCAGAATGGTGCTGATAAACGCCATTACCCGCGTGGGCGCGTCGGATATCATCTCGATCAGCCGCGCCGGATCGAGCCCGAACATGTCCAGCGGAAACTCGCGCAGCACATCCGATTGCAGCAGCTCCGAAATAGGCGCCAGGCGCTTGCCTAGGTGCAACGATACCAGCTCGTCGTAGCTCACGCCCAGCACCCGCGCAAAGGCCATAATCTTATCGGCTTTGGGGTACTTCTTGCCCTTCTCAATCTCATTCAGGTACGAGACCGACACATCAACGGCCTGCGACAATGCGGCCGGGGTAAGGCCGCGCTCTTGGCGGAGCTGCCGAAGCTTAAGACCAAAAATTAAGCGGACTACCTGAGCGTGAGTGAGCATGCAAGCGGTGGAGAGTAAGAAAACAAAGAAACGAAACCTGCGCCAGATGCTGTGAAAATCAACATAAAAGCTAATTTTTGTCATTTAGCGAAAATTCGCTTGACAAAAACAATTCGCTCACGTATGTTTGGTACAGATCTTCACGCCCACACTCCCACCAACCAAAACACTATGGAAACGCTTGATCAGCCGATCGTTGCCCCTAAGACTGATTACCTCTGCCCCGAGCGCGTGAAAGTGCTGGGCCGCTGCACGCCGGCCTATGCTGAAGTGCTCACGCCATCGGCTTTGGCTTTTGTGGCTGCCTTGCACCGCCACTTCGAGGGCCGCCGGCGCGAGCTGCTGCAGCGCCGCCAGCAGCGCCACGCCGAGTTTGCGGCTGGTCGGCTGCCCGATTTCCTGCCCGAAACCAAGCAGCTGCGCGAAAGCGACTGGCAGGTAGCCAAACTGCCCGCCGACCTGCTCGATCGGCGCGTGGAGATTACCGGCCCCACCGAGCGGAAGATGATCATCAACGCGCTGAACTCGGGAGCCAAGGTGTTTATGGCCGACTGCGAGGACTCGCTTTCGCCCACCTGGGACAACGTGGTGCAGGGCCAGATAAACCTGCGCGATGCCGTGCGTCGCACCATTTCGCTCGAAACGCCCGCCAAAACCTACAAGCTGAACGAGCGCACCGCCACGCTGCTGGTGCGCCCCCGCGGCTGGCACTTGCCCGAAAAGCACGTGCTCGTGGATGGCGAAGAAGTAAGCGGCGCACTGTTCGACTTCGGCCTGTACTTCTTCCACAACGCCCATGAGCTGATTGCCCGCGGTACCGGCCCGTACTTCTACCTGCCGAAGCTGGAAAGCCACCTGGAAGCGCGCCTCTGGAACGAGGTATTCGAGTTTGCGCAGTGGGAGCTGAAGATTCCGAAGGGCACCATCAAGGCTACCGTACTCATCGAAACGCTGCCCGCCGCCTTCGAAACCAACGAGATTTTGTGGGAGCTGCGCCAGCACTCGGCCGGCCTCAACTGCGGCCGCTGGGACTACATCTTCTCTTACATCAAAACCCTAGGTGCCCGCGCCGAGTACCGCCTGCCCGACCGCTCGCAGGTAACCATGACGGTACCCAACATGGCCGCTTACGTGCGCCTGGTTATCGATACCTGCCACCGCCGCGGGGTGCACGCCATGGGCGGCATGGCCGCGCAAATTCCCATCAAGGACAATCCCGCCGACAATGCCATTGCCCTCGACAAGGTGCACAACGACAAAGTGCGCGAGGCTACCCTAGGGCACGATGGCACCTGGGTGGCGCACCCCGCGCTGGTGCCCATTGCGCTGGAGGTGTTCGATAAGCTGATGCCCCAGCCAAACCAGATTGACAAGCCCCGCTCCGAACAGCCGCTGCCCACCGCCGCTGAGCTGCTGCAAGCCCCCGAGGGTACCATTACCGAAGGTGGCATGCGCCAGAACATTGATGTGGCCCTGCGCTACCTAGGCGCCTGGATTAGCGGCAACGGCTGCGTGCCGCTTTACAACCTGATGGAAGACGCCGCCACCGCCGAAATATCACGCGTGCAGCTGTGGCAATGGCTGCACACTTCCGGCACTGTGCTGGCCGATGGCCGCGAAGTAACCCAGGAACTGTACCGCGAACTGCTGCAGGACACCGTAGAAAAGCTGCGGCGCGAAGTAGGAGAGGACACCTACCAGGAGTACTACCGCCCTGCCGTGCACCTGCTCGACCGCTTGGTACTGGCCGATAGCTGCGCCGACTTCCTGACCCTGCCAGCCTACGAAGTGCTGGCCTAGCGTACCGTAGCGCGGGTTTCGCAGTCCGCGGCCTTGGGTGTTAACCGGCAATC
The sequence above is drawn from the Hymenobacter sp. YIM 151858-1 genome and encodes:
- a CDS encoding 2-phosphosulfolactate phosphatase gives rise to the protein MPSVDICFSPELLPLYDLRGRVAVVVDILRATSSIVTALASGVTHVFPVAELAECQALGEQHGCLTAAERDGRAAEGFDLGNSPFGYLDGVLPVRGRAVAISTTNGTQALRRSLAADAVVVGAFLNLGAVEEFARAQQKDVVVVCAGWKGKFCLEDTVFGGALAERLSDTFDVSSSDSTIAALHLWQQAKADLHGYLLQSAHVRRLNSLEANKDFEFCLRVDEYPAVLPIWKEDRLVALQAEVARV
- a CDS encoding nucleotide pyrophosphohydrolase; the encoded protein is MTIEEAQQTVDQWIQTTGVRYFNELTNMAMLTEEVGEVARIIARQYGEQSFKPSDRDKVLADELADVLFVVICLANQTGVNLTEALQRNLEKKTQRDADRHKQNEKLQ
- the dtd gene encoding D-aminoacyl-tRNA deacylase yields the protein MRVVVQRVAEASVTVDGEITGQIGSGLLVLAGFTHSDGAAELDWMARKLVQLRIFNDDEGKMNRSVQDVGGDLLVVSQFTLLADARKGTRPSYIAAAPPPVAIPLYEQFVQQLEQLMGRPVATGRFGADMKVRLLNDGPVTIVLDTPSSNNA
- the mltG gene encoding endolytic transglycosylase MltG; this encodes MLWRRVGWALFVVLLIAGGIALYGAWRVLWRPNVEPSPFGPAYLYIRTGGTYQDVLDSLERHELLQEPATFAWLAERKGYPAQVRPGRYVLESNLGNAALLDKLMQGQQDTVEFVLDAFKYKPQLARQMQRQLEADSTQLRRLLNRQANLQRQYRVDTTTVLTLFIPGRYRFVWNTSARQFLDSMAAHHRRFWSAERQRRADSLRLSPAEVHVLASIVQRETAKPEDKPVIAGVYLNRLRRGMRLQADPTLLWAIGNFGVKRVLNKDKLVDSPYNTYKHKGLPPGPITSANRQSLDAVLKPAQHDYLFFCARAGGSGYSDFAASYAEHKRNARKYQRWLDSLRIKR
- a CDS encoding helix-turn-helix domain-containing protein — protein: MLTHAQVVRLIFGLKLRQLRQERGLTPAALSQAVDVSVSYLNEIEKGKKYPKADKIMAFARVLGVSYDELVSLHLGKRLAPISELLQSDVLREFPLDMFGLDPARLIEMISDAPTRVMAFISTILELARNYEMRQENFYLAALRSYQEMHDNYFDDLEDAVRSCVARFRLRTEPPFDMHQLEDLLGQEYHYLIDRHTLAEHPALQELRSVYKPAARRLLLRPGLSRAQEMFVLGREVAFNYLGLKERPYTNVPSATPGSFEQVLNHFRASYFAVALIMEESQLVADLQALFSTPRWNAALLLGLLTRYEVSPEMLLQRVTNLLARHFGIGSLFFLRFDQEPDGQGFRLTKELHLSRLHNPHGNELQEHYCRRWVSLWLMEQARQAGSPGLRVAAQRSRYWQTPDEYLCITIARYDASGHATSVTVGLPVDDNLRQKVAFLADESIPTRWVNETCERCSIPDCEVRAAPPVKIVEQQRKTELAASIAALVQGP
- the aceB gene encoding malate synthase A encodes the protein METLDQPIVAPKTDYLCPERVKVLGRCTPAYAEVLTPSALAFVAALHRHFEGRRRELLQRRQQRHAEFAAGRLPDFLPETKQLRESDWQVAKLPADLLDRRVEITGPTERKMIINALNSGAKVFMADCEDSLSPTWDNVVQGQINLRDAVRRTISLETPAKTYKLNERTATLLVRPRGWHLPEKHVLVDGEEVSGALFDFGLYFFHNAHELIARGTGPYFYLPKLESHLEARLWNEVFEFAQWELKIPKGTIKATVLIETLPAAFETNEILWELRQHSAGLNCGRWDYIFSYIKTLGARAEYRLPDRSQVTMTVPNMAAYVRLVIDTCHRRGVHAMGGMAAQIPIKDNPADNAIALDKVHNDKVREATLGHDGTWVAHPALVPIALEVFDKLMPQPNQIDKPRSEQPLPTAAELLQAPEGTITEGGMRQNIDVALRYLGAWISGNGCVPLYNLMEDAATAEISRVQLWQWLHTSGTVLADGREVTQELYRELLQDTVEKLRREVGEDTYQEYYRPAVHLLDRLVLADSCADFLTLPAYEVLA